A genomic window from Leptospiraceae bacterium includes:
- the aspS gene encoding aspartate--tRNA ligase yields MKSWVKENFKNRKWALDMKQTEVGKKVFLCGWAFRFRDQGGVIFIDLRDRTGIIQIVARKENLGDGFSIAENVRSEHVLAVEGILQRRSDESINPKLPTGEFELVIERIEDLNPSKTPPFALDEFDDSGEEIRLKYRYLEFRKDSLKDKIIKRHQFIFALREYLNSKGFLEIETPILNKSTPEGARDFLVPSRLHPGAYYALPQSPQIFKQILMVGGFEKYFQIVKCFRDEDLRADRQPEFTQLDMEFSFIDQEDIQSQIEEMVVHTFDKAFGLKVKAPFLRIDYKEAMEKYGSDKPDLRFGMQLHDVSDLVADSDFQVFTGALQKGGVVKAICVPGGSLISRKEIEDLTNWLGRDYRSKGLAYMKHGNEGLESTITKRFSSECLQKIAERLGSKAGDMLFFGADTPKIVNSSLGALRLKLSERFDTPAENSYHFSWVVNFPLFEKDEATGKIAAVHHPFTSPRDEDLEGASLEDLQAKKLDLLSKAYDLVLNGNEIGGGSIRIHSESIQEKVFELIGIGKEEAEAKFGFLLEALKYGAPPHGGIALGLDRVLMLMTGSQSIRDVIAFPKTQKGTCMMSECPTPVDEKQLAELKIRNIKI; encoded by the coding sequence TTGAAAAGCTGGGTTAAGGAGAATTTTAAAAATCGTAAATGGGCTCTGGATATGAAACAAACAGAGGTTGGTAAAAAGGTTTTTCTCTGTGGTTGGGCCTTTCGTTTTCGAGACCAGGGAGGAGTCATTTTTATAGACCTGCGTGATAGAACCGGAATTATCCAGATTGTGGCCAGGAAAGAAAATCTCGGAGATGGTTTTAGCATCGCTGAAAACGTTCGTTCCGAGCATGTTCTTGCTGTAGAAGGCATTCTGCAAAGACGAAGCGATGAATCGATTAATCCCAAGCTTCCAACCGGGGAGTTTGAGCTTGTTATCGAAAGAATAGAAGACTTGAATCCTTCCAAAACTCCTCCTTTTGCCCTAGACGAGTTTGATGATTCCGGGGAAGAAATCCGCCTGAAATACCGCTATCTTGAATTTAGAAAGGATTCCTTAAAAGATAAAATCATAAAACGTCATCAATTTATTTTTGCTTTGAGGGAATATTTAAACTCTAAAGGCTTTTTAGAAATCGAAACACCCATTTTAAATAAATCTACACCGGAAGGAGCCAGAGACTTCTTAGTTCCTTCCCGTCTTCATCCGGGAGCATACTACGCTCTTCCTCAGTCTCCCCAGATTTTTAAACAGATCCTCATGGTGGGAGGTTTTGAGAAATATTTCCAAATTGTGAAATGTTTTAGGGATGAGGATCTGAGAGCAGACAGACAACCGGAATTTACCCAGCTCGATATGGAGTTTTCTTTCATCGACCAGGAAGATATACAAAGTCAAATCGAAGAAATGGTGGTTCATACCTTTGATAAAGCCTTCGGTCTCAAGGTAAAAGCTCCTTTCTTACGTATCGATTATAAAGAAGCCATGGAAAAATATGGTTCCGATAAACCTGATCTACGTTTTGGAATGCAATTACATGATGTTTCCGACCTGGTCGCTGATTCTGATTTCCAGGTTTTTACCGGTGCTCTGCAAAAAGGTGGAGTGGTAAAAGCCATCTGCGTTCCGGGAGGTTCTTTGATTTCCCGAAAAGAAATAGAAGACCTGACGAACTGGCTCGGACGGGACTATCGTTCCAAGGGTCTTGCTTATATGAAACACGGGAATGAGGGTTTAGAATCTACCATAACCAAGCGTTTTTCTTCCGAATGTTTGCAGAAAATTGCAGAAAGACTCGGTTCTAAAGCGGGTGATATGCTATTTTTTGGGGCCGATACTCCGAAAATTGTAAATTCCAGCCTGGGAGCCCTGCGCTTGAAACTTTCCGAGAGATTTGATACTCCTGCTGAAAATTCTTATCATTTTTCCTGGGTGGTTAACTTCCCGCTCTTCGAAAAAGATGAGGCTACAGGCAAAATTGCAGCCGTTCACCACCCTTTTACTTCACCAAGGGATGAGGATCTGGAGGGAGCTAGTCTTGAAGATTTGCAGGCTAAAAAGTTAGATCTTTTATCCAAAGCCTATGACCTGGTTCTGAATGGGAACGAAATAGGTGGAGGAAGCATCAGGATACACAGCGAATCCATACAGGAAAAGGTTTTTGAGCTAATTGGAATAGGAAAAGAAGAAGCTGAAGCGAAATTTGGATTTCTTTTGGAAGCCCTGAAATACGGTGCTCCTCCTCACGGTGGAATTGCTCTCGGTCTGGATAGGGTTCTCATGTTAATGACCGGGTCTCAATCTATTCGGGATGTAATTGCTTTCCCTAAAACGCAAAAAGGAACCTGTATGATGAGCGAATGCCCAACACCGGTAGATGAAAAACAGCTTGCCGAATTAAAAATTCGGAATATTAAGATATAA